The Impatiens glandulifera chromosome 8, dImpGla2.1, whole genome shotgun sequence genome includes a window with the following:
- the LOC124911624 gene encoding monogalactosyldiacylglycerol synthase 2, chloroplastic-like, with product MSTSTSPRKSIETVFQRVGVYGFGGSRQKRCKLEIEGDDEDEDGTMELVQIGAERTKNVLILMSDTGGGHRASAEAIRDAFAIEFGDQYRVFVKDVWKEYAGWPLNDMEGSYKFMVKHVQLWNLAFHSTSPRWVHSCYLAALAAFYAKEVEAGLMEYKPDIIISVHPLMQHVPLWVLKWQGLQKKVIFVTVITDLNTCHRTWFHYGVNRLYCSSQEVAKRALQDGLVESQIRVFGLPIRPSFVRAVLNKDDLRQELEMDPELPAVLLMGGGEGMGPVKKTAKALGEALYNKELKKPIGQLIIICGRNKDLVATLESLEWKIPVKVRGFEKQMEKWMGSCDCIITKAGPGTIAEALMRGLPIILNDYIPGQEKGNVPFVVENGAGVFTRSSKETAKIVSEWFSTKKDDLKKMSEKALKLANPEAVFDIVKDIDELVKERGPLSKFPYMLTSSFSSLI from the exons ATGTCGACTTCGACTTCGCCTAGGAAATCGATTGAAACGGTCTTCCAACGAGTTGGGGTGTATGGATTTGGTGGGAGCCGACAGAAAAGGTGCAAACTTGAAATCGAAGGAGACGATGAAGACGAAGATGGAACCATGGAATTAGTTCAGATTGGTGCTGAAAGGACGAAGAATGTTCTCATCTTGATGAGCGATACAGGCGGCGGTCATCGAGCCTCTGCTGAAGCCATTCGAGATGCATTTGCTATTGAATTTGGTGATCAATATAGG GTATTTGTCAAGGATGTGTGGAAAGAGTATGCAGGATGGCCATTAAATGACATGGAAGGATCATACAAGTTCATGGTTAAACATGTTCAGCTTTGGAATCTTGCATTTCATAGTACTTCTCCTCGTTGGGTTCATTCATGTTATCTTGCTGCTCTCGCTGCCTTTTACGCCAA GGAGGTTGAAGCTGGATTGATGGAGTATAAACCAGATATTATCATTAGTGTACATCCTCTAATGCAACATGTTCCATTATGGGTTCTTAAATGGCAAGGGCTTCAAAAGAAAGTCATTTTTGTAACCGTCATTACAGATCTTAACACCTGCCATAGAACATG GTTTCACTATGGAGTGAATCGGTTGTATTGCTCGTCACAAGAAGTGGCCAAACGGGCTTTGCAAGATGGGTTAGTTGAATCTCAAATACGCGTATTTGGATTGCCAATCCGACCCTCTTTTGTCCGGGCTGTTCTCAACAAG GATGACTTGAGACAAGAACTCGAGATGGACCCAGAATTGCCTGCGGTTTTACTAATGGGAGGAGGTGAAGGAATGGGTCCGGTTAAGAAAACTGCAAAGGCTCTAGGAGAAGCTCTTTATAATAAGGAGCTTAAGAAACCAATTGGGCAATTGATTATCATTTGTGGCCGCAATAAAGACTTAGTTGCTACACTAGAATCACTCGAGTGGAAGATCCCCGTGAAG GTTAGAGGTTTCGAGAAACAAATGGAGAAATGGATGGGTTCTTGTGACTGCATTATCACAAAGGCAGGACCAGGTACAATTGCTGAGGCGTTGATGCGAGGGCTACCTATAATTCTCAACGATTACATTCCCGGACAG GAAAAGGGGAATGTTCCGTTTGTGGTTGAAAATGGGGCGGGAGTGTTCACAAGAAGTTCAAAGGAAACGGCAAAGATAGTGTCGGAATGGTTCAGTACGAAAAAGGATGATTTGAAGAAAATGTCGGAGAAGGCTCTGAAACTGGCAAACCCTGAAGCTGTTTTCGACATAGTGAAGGATATAGACGAGCTGGTGAAAGAAAGAGGACCGTTATCGAAATTTCCATACATGTTGACATCTTCATTttcaagtttaatttaa
- the LOC124911605 gene encoding pyrophosphate-energized vacuolar membrane proton pump-like isoform X2, whose product MGDTILSDLWTEILIPVCAVIGIAFSFFQYVIVSKVKLSPDSPANNGKNGYSESLIEEEEGLNDHNIVRKCAEIQNAISEGATSFLYTEYQYVGIFMVPFAVLIFLFLGSVDGFSTKNKACTYDSSRTCKPALATALFSTIAFVLGGITSLISGFLGMKIATYANARTTLEARKGVGKAFIVAFRSGAVMGFLLAANGLLVLYITINVFKVYYGDDWEGLFEAITGYGLGGSAMALFGRVGGGIYTKAADVGADLVGKIERNIPEDDPRNPAVIADNVGDNVGDIAGMGSDLFGSYAEASCAALVVASISSFGIDHDFTGMLYPLLVSSIGIVVCLITTLFATDFYEIKAVQDIEPTLKRQLVISTILMTIGIAVVSWIALPSSFTIFNFGVQKEVKNWQLFLCVGVGLWAGLIIGFVTEYYTSNAYSPVQDVADSCRTGAATNIIFGLALGYKSVIIPIFAIAASIFVSFSFAAMYGIAMSALGMLSTIATGLAIDAYGPISDNAGGIAEMAGMSHRIRERTDALDAAGNTTAAIGKGFAIGSAALVSLALFGAFVSRASISNVDVLTPKVFIGLLVGAMLPYWFSAMTMKSVGSAALKMVEEVRRQFNTIPGLMEGTAKPDYATCVKISTDASIKEMIPPGALVMLTPLIVGTLFGVETLSGVLAGSLVSGVQIAISASNTGGAWDNAKKYIEAGASAHKGAGAGIGDTVGDPLKERG is encoded by the exons ATGGGGGATACAATTCTATCAGATCTATGGACGGAGATATTGATTCCGGTTTGTGCTGTTATCGGAATCGCCTTCTCTTTCTTCCAGTATGTTATTGTCTCTAAAGTCAAGCTCTCTCCCGACAGTCCTGCCAACAACGGCAAAAACGGTTATTCTGAGTCTTTGATTGAGGAGGAGGAAGGGCTTAACGACCATAACATCGTCCGTAAATGCGCCGAAATTCAGAATGCTATATCTGAAG GGGCAACTTCCTTCCTTTACACTGAGTATCAGTATGTTGGGATTTTCATGGTTCCTTTTGCTGTATTGATCTTCCTTTTCCTTGGTTCTGTGGATGGATTCAGTACAAAGAACAAGGCTTGTACATATGACAGTAGCAGAACATGCAAGCCTGCTCTTGCTACTGCTCTGTTTAGCACCATAGCCTTTGTACTTGGTGGGATCACTTCATTGATTTCTGGGTTTCTTGGAATGAAAATTGCTACTTATGCAAATGCAAGGACGACATTGGAAGCAAGGAAGGGTGTTGGAAAGGCTTTTATTGTTGCTTTTAGGTCGGGTGCTGTCATGGGTTTCCTCCTTGCAGCCAATGGTCTTCTAGTGTTGTATATTACTATCAATGTATTCAAAGTCTATTATGGTGATGATTGGGAAGGACTGTTTGAGGCTATAACTGGGTATGGTCTTGGTGGTTCAGCAATGGCACTTTTTGGAAGAGTTGGTGGTGGTATCTATACAAAAGCTGCTGATGTTGGTGCTGATCTTGTGGGTAAAATTGAGAGGAACATTCCTGAAGATGACCCCAGAAACCCAGCT GTTATAGCAGATAATGTTGGTGATAATGTTGGAGATATTGCTGGGATGGGGTCTGATCTGTTTGGGTCATATGCAGAAGCATCCTGTGCTGCTCTTGTTGTTGCTTCGATCTCCTCTTTTGGCATTGATCACGACTTTACTGGAATGTTATATCCTCTTCTAGTCAGTTCTATTGGTATTGTTGTTTGCTTGATAACAACACTTTTTGCTACTGATTTCTACGAAATCAAAGCTGTACAAGACATTGAGCCTACTTTGAAGAGACAACTGGTTATCTCAACTATATTGATGACCATTGGCATTGCTGTTGTTAGTTGGATTGCCCTTCCATCTTCCTTCACTATCTTTAACTTTGGTGTCCAGAAAGAAGTAAAGAACTG GCAACTATTTTTATGTGTTGGTGTTGGATTATGGGCTGGGCTTATAATTGGGTTTGTAACCGAGTACTACACAAGCAATGCTTACAG CCCTGTGCAAGATGTTGCTGATTCTTGCCGAACTGGAGCTgctacaaatattatatttggcCTTGCTTTGGGATACAAATCGGTCATCATTCCTATATTTGCTATTGCAGCCAGCATTTTTGTTAGTTTTAGCTTTGCTGCTATGTATGGTATTGCAATGTCTGCCCTTGGGATGTTGAGCACTATAGCTACTGGTTTAGCAATTGATGCATATGGCCCAATTAGTGATAATGCTGGAGGTATTGCTGAAATGGCTGGCATGAGCCACAGAATCAGAGAAAGGACTGATGCCCTGGATGCTGCTGGGAACACCACTGCTGCAATAGGAAAG GGTTTTGCTATTGGGTCTGCTGCTCTTGTTTCCTTGGCTCTGTTTGGTGCCTTTGTGAGCAGAGCATCAATTTCCAATGTTGATGTGTTGACTCCAAAGGTTTTCATTGGTTTGTTAGTGGGTGCAATGCTTCCTTACTGGTTCTCAGCAATGACAATGAAGAGTGTAGGTAGTGCGGCTCTTAAGATGGTAGAGGAAGTGCGTAGGCAATTTAACACCATCCCTGGTCTAATGGAAGGCACTGCCAAGCCTGATTATGCCACCTGTGTTAAGATCTCCACAGATGCATCCATCAAGGAGATGATTCCTCCTGGTGCTCTTGTCATGCTTACTCCCCTCATCGTCGGAACTCTCTTTGGTGTTGAAACGTTATCGGGTGTTCTTGCTGGCTCTCTTGTTTCGGGTGTTCAG ATTGCCATTTCTGCATCAAACACGGGTGGTGCTTGGGATAACGCCAAGAAGTATATCgag
- the LOC124911605 gene encoding pyrophosphate-energized vacuolar membrane proton pump-like isoform X1 translates to MGDTILSDLWTEILIPVCAVIGIAFSFFQYVIVSKVKLSPDSPANNGKNGYSESLIEEEEGLNDHNIVRKCAEIQNAISEGATSFLYTEYQYVGIFMVPFAVLIFLFLGSVDGFSTKNKACTYDSSRTCKPALATALFSTIAFVLGGITSLISGFLGMKIATYANARTTLEARKGVGKAFIVAFRSGAVMGFLLAANGLLVLYITINVFKVYYGDDWEGLFEAITGYGLGGSAMALFGRVGGGIYTKAADVGADLVGKIERNIPEDDPRNPAVIADNVGDNVGDIAGMGSDLFGSYAEASCAALVVASISSFGIDHDFTGMLYPLLVSSIGIVVCLITTLFATDFYEIKAVQDIEPTLKRQLVISTILMTIGIAVVSWIALPSSFTIFNFGVQKEVKNWQLFLCVGVGLWAGLIIGFVTEYYTSNAYSPVQDVADSCRTGAATNIIFGLALGYKSVIIPIFAIAASIFVSFSFAAMYGIAMSALGMLSTIATGLAIDAYGPISDNAGGIAEMAGMSHRIRERTDALDAAGNTTAAIGKGFAIGSAALVSLALFGAFVSRASISNVDVLTPKVFIGLLVGAMLPYWFSAMTMKSVGSAALKMVEEVRRQFNTIPGLMEGTAKPDYATCVKISTDASIKEMIPPGALVMLTPLIVGTLFGVETLSGVLAGSLVSGVQIAISASNTGGAWDNAKKYIEAGASAHAKTLGPKGSDPHKAAVIGDTVGDPLKDTSGPSLNILIKLMAVESLVFAPFFATHGGILFKIF, encoded by the exons ATGGGGGATACAATTCTATCAGATCTATGGACGGAGATATTGATTCCGGTTTGTGCTGTTATCGGAATCGCCTTCTCTTTCTTCCAGTATGTTATTGTCTCTAAAGTCAAGCTCTCTCCCGACAGTCCTGCCAACAACGGCAAAAACGGTTATTCTGAGTCTTTGATTGAGGAGGAGGAAGGGCTTAACGACCATAACATCGTCCGTAAATGCGCCGAAATTCAGAATGCTATATCTGAAG GGGCAACTTCCTTCCTTTACACTGAGTATCAGTATGTTGGGATTTTCATGGTTCCTTTTGCTGTATTGATCTTCCTTTTCCTTGGTTCTGTGGATGGATTCAGTACAAAGAACAAGGCTTGTACATATGACAGTAGCAGAACATGCAAGCCTGCTCTTGCTACTGCTCTGTTTAGCACCATAGCCTTTGTACTTGGTGGGATCACTTCATTGATTTCTGGGTTTCTTGGAATGAAAATTGCTACTTATGCAAATGCAAGGACGACATTGGAAGCAAGGAAGGGTGTTGGAAAGGCTTTTATTGTTGCTTTTAGGTCGGGTGCTGTCATGGGTTTCCTCCTTGCAGCCAATGGTCTTCTAGTGTTGTATATTACTATCAATGTATTCAAAGTCTATTATGGTGATGATTGGGAAGGACTGTTTGAGGCTATAACTGGGTATGGTCTTGGTGGTTCAGCAATGGCACTTTTTGGAAGAGTTGGTGGTGGTATCTATACAAAAGCTGCTGATGTTGGTGCTGATCTTGTGGGTAAAATTGAGAGGAACATTCCTGAAGATGACCCCAGAAACCCAGCT GTTATAGCAGATAATGTTGGTGATAATGTTGGAGATATTGCTGGGATGGGGTCTGATCTGTTTGGGTCATATGCAGAAGCATCCTGTGCTGCTCTTGTTGTTGCTTCGATCTCCTCTTTTGGCATTGATCACGACTTTACTGGAATGTTATATCCTCTTCTAGTCAGTTCTATTGGTATTGTTGTTTGCTTGATAACAACACTTTTTGCTACTGATTTCTACGAAATCAAAGCTGTACAAGACATTGAGCCTACTTTGAAGAGACAACTGGTTATCTCAACTATATTGATGACCATTGGCATTGCTGTTGTTAGTTGGATTGCCCTTCCATCTTCCTTCACTATCTTTAACTTTGGTGTCCAGAAAGAAGTAAAGAACTG GCAACTATTTTTATGTGTTGGTGTTGGATTATGGGCTGGGCTTATAATTGGGTTTGTAACCGAGTACTACACAAGCAATGCTTACAG CCCTGTGCAAGATGTTGCTGATTCTTGCCGAACTGGAGCTgctacaaatattatatttggcCTTGCTTTGGGATACAAATCGGTCATCATTCCTATATTTGCTATTGCAGCCAGCATTTTTGTTAGTTTTAGCTTTGCTGCTATGTATGGTATTGCAATGTCTGCCCTTGGGATGTTGAGCACTATAGCTACTGGTTTAGCAATTGATGCATATGGCCCAATTAGTGATAATGCTGGAGGTATTGCTGAAATGGCTGGCATGAGCCACAGAATCAGAGAAAGGACTGATGCCCTGGATGCTGCTGGGAACACCACTGCTGCAATAGGAAAG GGTTTTGCTATTGGGTCTGCTGCTCTTGTTTCCTTGGCTCTGTTTGGTGCCTTTGTGAGCAGAGCATCAATTTCCAATGTTGATGTGTTGACTCCAAAGGTTTTCATTGGTTTGTTAGTGGGTGCAATGCTTCCTTACTGGTTCTCAGCAATGACAATGAAGAGTGTAGGTAGTGCGGCTCTTAAGATGGTAGAGGAAGTGCGTAGGCAATTTAACACCATCCCTGGTCTAATGGAAGGCACTGCCAAGCCTGATTATGCCACCTGTGTTAAGATCTCCACAGATGCATCCATCAAGGAGATGATTCCTCCTGGTGCTCTTGTCATGCTTACTCCCCTCATCGTCGGAACTCTCTTTGGTGTTGAAACGTTATCGGGTGTTCTTGCTGGCTCTCTTGTTTCGGGTGTTCAG ATTGCCATTTCTGCATCAAACACGGGTGGTGCTTGGGATAACGCCAAGAAGTATATCgag GCCGGTGCTTCAGCACATGCAAAGACTCTTGGTCCTAAAGGATCTGATCCACACAAAGCAGCAGTTATCGGTGACACTGTCGGAGATCCCCTCAAGGATACTTCAGGACCATCGCTCAACATCCTCATCAAGCTTATGGCAGTGGAATCGCTTGTATTTGCTCCTTTCTTTGCTACCCATGGTGGGATTCTGTTCAAGATCTTCTAA